A region from the Silene latifolia isolate original U9 population chromosome 7, ASM4854445v1, whole genome shotgun sequence genome encodes:
- the LOC141591392 gene encoding nuclear pore complex protein NUP58-like, with protein MSFSLFSTPQQQQQQSSLFNFNQPQQQQQQQQPNLFTQQPQQQQQQTAFQFQQPQQQFQQPQQQQQQQQLFLFTNDKTPASYGTKWADLHPDSQKVLLKIEERILEYRDESLRLDQCSRLFDSSVSNNAFELDASRILQELGGISTSMERQKVVMQELMTVAKDMLRNAEIAVRSFMMLRSRFLHQKTNPTSTLTSQGPTPPGGSGQPATTNTLQVVDFYSGIPKKPSPFMQQTVIRFEKYLGECRQWIEELEQLLLADSDRNSISFNSSVVQSLPKVLTNVHEFFVHVAAKVESIHQYIASMRAAYLADQRYRGDVNDPFLEADRRETARQEAAAKRVHPTLHLPAPPPPQPTTQVAGLFGSSATPGVSTAPQTSSSSGPSLFGTSLSTPAGSSSGQLFSTAFSTPAPSLFPSSGASSQSSLFPSSSPLLFASASTPSLFGAPSSAASGNSLFSTPFGTGAALASGSSLGNSTRNKGRARTSRR; from the exons atgtCATTCTCTCTCTTCTCCAcaccccaacaacaacaacaacagtccAGCCTCTTCAACTTTAATcaaccccaacaacaacaacaacaacaacaaccgaaCCTTTTCACCCAAcaaccccaacaacaacaacaacaaacggcGTTTCAATTTCAGCAACCACAGCAACAATTCCAGCAACCACAACagcaacagcagcaacaacagtTGTTTCTTTTTACAAACGACAAGACGCCTGCCAGTTACGGCACTAAGTGGGCGGATCTTCACCCCGACTCTCAGAAAGTTCTCCTTAAAATCGA GGAAAGAATACTGGAGTATAGAGATGAAAGCCTGAGATTAGATCAATGTAGTCGTCTTTTCGATTCTTCCGTTTCCAACAATGCTTTTGAACTCGATGCTAGTCGCATTCTTCAG GAACTTGGTGGAATTAGTACTTCAATGGAAAGACAAAAAGTTGTAATGCAAGAGCTAATGACTGTTGCCAAGGACATGCTGAGAAATGCTGAGATTGCAGTTCGTTCTTTTATGATGCTTCGATCCAGATTCCTTCATCAGAAAACCAACCCCACCTCAACTCTCACCTCTCAAGGGCCAACGCCTCCTGGTGGTTCTGGTCAACCAGCTACAACCAATACGTTGCAAGTTGTTGACTTCTATAGCGGGATTCCAAAGAAACCATCCCCGTTCATGCAGCAAACAGTTATCCGATTTGAGAAATACCTCGGGGAATGCCGCCAGTGGATTGAAGAGTTAGAGCAGCTTCTTCTTGCAGACTCTGATCGAAACTCCATCAGTTTTAACTCGTCAGTTGTGCAGTCTCTTCCTAAAGTACTGACCAACGTTCATGAATTTTTTGTGCATGTAGCTGCTAAG GTGGAGAGCATTCATCAGTACATTGCATCCATGAGAGCAGCATATCTTGCCGACCAGCGATACCGTGGAGATGTGAATGATCCTTTTTTGGAGGCCGATAGACGTGAAACGGCCAGACAAGAAGCAGCTGCAAAGAGAGTACACCCGACATTGCATTTGcctgcaccaccaccaccacagcctACAACTCAGGTTGCTGGGTTGTTTGGCAGCTCAGCGACTCCTGGGGTATCAACTGCGCCACAGACTTCGTCATCATCTGGTCCTTCTCTTTTTGGCACATCATTGTCTACTCCTGCTGGTAGTTCTTCTGGACAACTGTTTTCTACCGCTTTTTCTACTCCTGCACCTTCTCTTTTTCCATCATCCGGTGCTTCTTCCCAGTCATCTCTCTTTCCTTCCTCGTCACCATTGCTGTTTGCCTCAGCCTCAACTCCCTCGCTGTTTGGCGCCCCGTCATCTGCTGCTAGTGGAAACTCCCTTTTTTCAACGCCTTTTGGAACAG GTGCTGCATTAGCATCAGGGTCAAGCCTGGGAAACTCAACT AGAAATAAGGGAAGAGCACGCACCTCAAGGCGGTAG
- the LOC141591393 gene encoding methylesterase 1-like isoform X2 — protein MNVSKKEKHFVLVHGLGHGAWCWYKLTTLLKEQGHKVTALDMAASGVNLEKIEEINTFEEYCKPLLDFMSSLPDFEKVVVVGHSLGGMNIALAMEYFPLKISAAVFLTALMPDTIHQPSFVVDKIWTYGPQEEPSTAVLINRQLMQILYSHSLAQDVELAVALQRPGSLFLTSLAKANNFSNSGYGSVRRVYIICKKDQGITEEFARWMITNSQVPEVKEIEDADHAPMISQPQKLCDCLIEIAHP, from the exons ATGAATGTTAGCAAAAAAGAGAAGCATTTTGTATTGGTACATGGGTTAGGCCATGGAGCATGGTGTTGGTACAAGCTTACAACTTTACTAAAGGAACAAGGGCACAAGGTGACTGCCTTAGACATGGCTGCCTCTGGTGTTAAccttgagaaaatagaagaaattaacaCATTTGAAGAGTATTGCAAGCCTTTGCTTGATTTCATGTCGTCTTTGCCAGATTTCGAGAAGGTCGTTGTTGTTGGGCATAGCCTTGGGGGAATGAATATTGCTCTAGCCATGGAATATTTCCCTCTTAAGATTTCTGCTGCTGTTTTTCTTACTGCTCTTATGCCTGACACCATTCACCAACCATCTTTTGTTGTGGATAAG ATTTGGACTTACGGTCCCCAAGAAGAGCCCTCGACAGCAGTGCTCATAAACCGCCAGTTAATGCAAATTTTATACAGCCATTCTCTTGCGCAG GACGTGGAGCTCGCAGTGGCATTGCAAAGGCCAGGGTCGCTCTTTCTCACATCCCTGGCAAAGGCAAACAACTTCTCTAACAGTGGGTATGGCTCAGTCAGGCGAGTTTACATCATCTGCAAAAAAGACCAAGGAATTACCGAGGAATTTGCACGTTGGATGATCACAAATAGTCAAGTGCCAGAAGTCAAGGAGATTGAAGATGCAGACCACGCGCCAATGATCAGCCAGCCACAGAAACTATGTGATTGCCTCATTGAAATTGCTCATCCATGA
- the LOC141591393 gene encoding salicylic acid-binding protein 2-like isoform X1: MNVSKKEKHFVLVHGLGHGAWCWYKLTTLLKEQGHKVTALDMAASGVNLEKIEEINTFEEYCKPLLDFMSSLPDFEKVVVVGHSLGGMNIALAMEYFPLKISAAVFLTALMPDTIHQPSFVVDKLDKALSEQGWLDSQIWTYGPQEEPSTAVLINRQLMQILYSHSLAQDVELAVALQRPGSLFLTSLAKANNFSNSGYGSVRRVYIICKKDQGITEEFARWMITNSQVPEVKEIEDADHAPMISQPQKLCDCLIEIAHP, encoded by the exons ATGAATGTTAGCAAAAAAGAGAAGCATTTTGTATTGGTACATGGGTTAGGCCATGGAGCATGGTGTTGGTACAAGCTTACAACTTTACTAAAGGAACAAGGGCACAAGGTGACTGCCTTAGACATGGCTGCCTCTGGTGTTAAccttgagaaaatagaagaaattaacaCATTTGAAGAGTATTGCAAGCCTTTGCTTGATTTCATGTCGTCTTTGCCAGATTTCGAGAAGGTCGTTGTTGTTGGGCATAGCCTTGGGGGAATGAATATTGCTCTAGCCATGGAATATTTCCCTCTTAAGATTTCTGCTGCTGTTTTTCTTACTGCTCTTATGCCTGACACCATTCACCAACCATCTTTTGTTGTGGATAAG CTTGATAAAGCCCTTTCTGAACAAGGGTGGTTGGATTCACAGATTTGGACTTACGGTCCCCAAGAAGAGCCCTCGACAGCAGTGCTCATAAACCGCCAGTTAATGCAAATTTTATACAGCCATTCTCTTGCGCAG GACGTGGAGCTCGCAGTGGCATTGCAAAGGCCAGGGTCGCTCTTTCTCACATCCCTGGCAAAGGCAAACAACTTCTCTAACAGTGGGTATGGCTCAGTCAGGCGAGTTTACATCATCTGCAAAAAAGACCAAGGAATTACCGAGGAATTTGCACGTTGGATGATCACAAATAGTCAAGTGCCAGAAGTCAAGGAGATTGAAGATGCAGACCACGCGCCAATGATCAGCCAGCCACAGAAACTATGTGATTGCCTCATTGAAATTGCTCATCCATGA